A window of Streptomyces sp. SAI-127 contains these coding sequences:
- a CDS encoding IS5 family transposase (programmed frameshift) — translation MGKRQSRPWIVSDELWSLIEPLLPEPGPKQVEGRPRVPDRQALCGILFVLHTGIQWEYLPQELGFGSGMTCWRRLAAWNEAGVWDQLHAVLLKKLRSKNQLDWSRAVIDSSHVRAARPGPKSGPSPVDRARPGSKHHVLTDGQGIPLAVSLTGGNRNDVTQLLPLLDKVPPVAGAVGRPRRRPDMLFADRGYDHDKYRRLLRERGIRPAIAERGQPHGTGLGTFRWVVERTISWLHGFRRLRIRWERRDDIHEAFLGLAVCLITHRHVQRLC, via the exons GTGGGGAAGAGACAGTCGCGGCCGTGGATCGTCTCGGATGAACTGTGGTCGCTCATCGAGCCGTTGCTGCCGGAGCCGGGGCCGAAGCAGGTCGAGGGCCGGCCGAGAGTGCCGGACCGGCAGGCTCTGTGCGGGATCTTGTTCGTGCTGCATACCGGCATTCAGTGGGAGTACCTTCCCCAGGAGTTGGGCTTCGGTTCGGGCATGACGTGCTGGCGGCGGCTGGCCGCCTGGAACGAGGCCGGCGTCTGGGACCAGTTGCATGCAGTCCTGCTGAAGAAGCTACGGTCGAAGAACCAGCTGGACTGGTCGAGGGCGGTGATCGACTCGTCCCACGTCCGGGCCGCCCGCC CGGGGCCCAAAAGCGGTCCCAGCCCGGTCGACCGCGCACGGCCGGGCAGCAAGCACCACGTCCTCACCGACGGCCAGGGCATCCCGCTCGCGGTGTCACTGACCGGCGGAAACCGCAACGACGTCACCCAGCTCCTGCCCCTGCTCGACAAGGTTCCGCCCGTCGCCGGGGCTGTCGGCAGGCCGCGCCGACGGCCCGACATGCTCTTCGCCGACCGCGGATACGACCACGACAAATACCGGCGCCTCCTGCGTGAACGCGGCATCCGGCCGGCGATCGCCGAACGGGGACAACCGCACGGCACCGGCCTGGGCACCTTCCGCTGGGTCGTCGAACGCACCATCTCCTGGCTCCACGGCTTCCGCCGACTACGCATCCGATGGGAACGACGCGACGACATTCACGAAGCCTTCCTCGGCCTCGCCGTCTGCCTGATCACCCACCGCCACGTCCAACGCCTTTGTTAG
- a CDS encoding carbon-nitrogen hydrolase family protein, giving the protein MARPLPLILAQAPGRPADDLAGFAADVERRVKLHAPGALVVYPELHLGESAPGIPATPENAAEPLDGKRDAAFAELAGDLGIWLVPGSVYERSTGDRVHNTTPVYSPRGERLAAYRKICPWRPYETTTPGNRFEVVDLAGVGRIGLSICYDTWFPEISRHLAWMGADLIVNVVRTPTSDRAQEVVLNRANAITNQVFVASVNSAAPSGIGRSLVIDPQGTVRAETVDAGDTTLTDVIDLDEVTNVRRYGTAGLNRIWDQFRPGDPALELPLYGGRIDPATWNPAHTTEEPPR; this is encoded by the coding sequence ATGGCCCGCCCCCTGCCCCTGATCCTCGCCCAGGCGCCCGGCCGCCCGGCCGACGACCTCGCAGGCTTTGCCGCCGACGTGGAGCGGCGCGTGAAACTGCACGCACCCGGCGCCCTCGTCGTCTACCCCGAACTGCACCTGGGCGAGAGCGCCCCCGGCATCCCGGCCACCCCGGAGAACGCCGCCGAGCCGCTCGACGGCAAACGGGATGCGGCCTTCGCCGAGCTCGCGGGGGACCTGGGCATCTGGCTCGTACCCGGCAGCGTCTACGAGCGAAGCACCGGCGACCGCGTCCACAACACGACACCGGTCTATTCACCACGGGGTGAGCGCCTCGCCGCGTACCGCAAGATCTGCCCGTGGCGCCCGTACGAGACGACCACACCCGGCAACCGATTCGAGGTCGTCGACCTCGCCGGGGTCGGCCGCATCGGACTGTCCATCTGCTACGACACCTGGTTCCCGGAGATATCCCGCCACCTGGCCTGGATGGGCGCAGACCTGATCGTCAACGTGGTCCGCACGCCGACGAGCGACCGCGCGCAGGAAGTCGTCCTCAACCGCGCCAACGCCATCACCAATCAGGTCTTCGTCGCCAGCGTCAACTCCGCGGCCCCATCCGGGATCGGCCGCAGCCTCGTCATCGATCCACAGGGCACGGTACGCGCCGAAACCGTCGATGCCGGCGACACGACCCTCACCGACGTCATCGACCTCGACGAGGTCACCAACGTCCGCCGCTACGGCACCGCCGGTCTCAACCGGATCTGGGACCAATTCCGCCCCGGCGACCCAGCCCTCGAGCTCCCGCTGTACGGGGGCCGCATCGACCCCGCCACCTGGAACCCCGCCCACACCACCGAGGAGCCACCACGATGA
- a CDS encoding APC family permease produces MNSETTENSMRLKGDLSLLSVVLFGLAYISPGIVVTMFGVVAATSGGTAPTAFAVATLAMLLTGLSYAKMARAVPGAGSVYTYARKMLDSRIGFLSGWAMLLDYFFIPMVGWLITAIYFNAQFPEIPKWIWLIASVGITTAVNVFGMKLADRVNKVLMFIALGSLVLFATLCVVFLGKHGTSVPATDALWNSGTSIGAVTAAAAIAAYSFLGFDAVSTLGEEARGGARTIGRGIIGCVIAAGAIFIVLSFVMQLVHPGAKFADVDAAAYHLKVQVGGETYAEIINFVTIAGSIASCIALQASAARLMYVMGRDGALPRAVFGNLSGKTGTPVLNLLLTAAAGVIAMKLDLTTATSFINFGAFLGFTLVNVCVIAHLVRERRHGRTPNLFSYLVMPAIGAGVSLYLLTKLGDVALQIGGVWLAIGVVYLALLTKGFRRPAPEMTFDDDTEATDRVTA; encoded by the coding sequence ATGAACAGCGAGACCACAGAGAACAGCATGAGGCTGAAGGGCGACCTGAGCCTCCTCTCCGTCGTCCTGTTCGGCCTCGCCTACATCTCACCCGGCATCGTCGTCACGATGTTCGGCGTGGTCGCCGCCACCAGCGGCGGCACGGCCCCGACCGCGTTTGCCGTCGCCACCCTCGCGATGCTGCTCACCGGGCTGAGTTACGCGAAGATGGCGCGCGCCGTGCCGGGCGCGGGGTCGGTCTACACCTACGCCCGCAAGATGCTGGACAGCCGCATCGGTTTCCTGTCCGGCTGGGCGATGCTGCTCGACTACTTCTTCATCCCGATGGTCGGCTGGCTGATCACGGCGATCTACTTCAACGCCCAGTTCCCTGAGATACCCAAGTGGATCTGGCTGATCGCCTCGGTGGGCATCACCACCGCCGTCAACGTCTTCGGCATGAAGCTCGCGGACCGCGTCAACAAGGTCCTGATGTTCATCGCTCTGGGGTCGCTGGTCCTCTTCGCCACCCTGTGTGTCGTCTTCCTCGGCAAGCACGGCACCTCCGTCCCCGCCACGGACGCCCTGTGGAACTCCGGCACTTCGATCGGCGCGGTCACGGCGGCCGCTGCCATCGCCGCATACTCCTTCCTCGGCTTCGACGCCGTCTCCACGCTGGGCGAGGAGGCCAGGGGCGGGGCGAGGACGATCGGCCGCGGCATCATCGGCTGCGTCATCGCCGCCGGTGCGATCTTCATCGTGCTGTCCTTCGTGATGCAACTGGTCCACCCCGGCGCGAAGTTCGCCGACGTCGACGCGGCCGCCTACCACCTGAAGGTCCAGGTCGGCGGCGAGACGTACGCCGAGATCATCAACTTCGTCACCATCGCCGGATCCATCGCCTCCTGTATCGCCCTGCAAGCCTCCGCCGCCCGCCTCATGTACGTCATGGGACGCGACGGCGCACTGCCCAGGGCCGTCTTCGGCAACCTGTCGGGGAAGACGGGCACGCCGGTGTTGAACCTGCTGCTGACCGCAGCCGCCGGTGTCATCGCCATGAAACTCGACCTGACCACAGCCACGTCATTCATCAACTTCGGCGCCTTCCTCGGCTTCACCCTGGTGAATGTCTGCGTGATCGCCCACCTGGTCCGCGAGCGCAGACACGGCCGCACCCCCAACCTCTTCTCGTACCTGGTGATGCCGGCCATCGGCGCCGGCGTTTCCCTCTACCTGCTTACGAAGCTCGGTGACGTCGCTCTCCAGATCGGCGGCGTCTGGCTGGCGATCGGCGTCGTCTACCTGGCCCTCCTGACCAAGGGCTTCCGTCGGCCCGCACCGGAGATGACCTTCGACGACGACACCGAGGCCACGGACAGAGTCACCGCATAG